Proteins from one Dysgonomonas sp. HDW5A genomic window:
- a CDS encoding Calx-beta domain-containing protein → MKCRKKIYGSLLICALLIGFPMNTLKAQYMPVVFDRTYGENIDYQHLCPAADGEAVLVGTDNNRTTVTWVKREGDTRFSRSLPTGFLSVNNVYYAGNNKVLIIGQSNVNAKGKRSAQISGRALIIDNKGDISTDVYLGNEGSELFCGKILKDGSLILGGYEPTPLSVKAGMVGKVDAAGKTIYKYVASESGTCVAFDILGSSTEFVYAAFTSEDGAGASVTRLDSNGKPLFVTVLPDAGFHINKMITAQDGHVFLVGNSNSGGGKVLKIRAEGDIVFNKEIVPASQLSSLEHLYLANNGNILVGGNGSDKSYYSLLRNDGTDLQKYVMKESISGMGIDAVSGESVIVGFDNDRARGTIIGLAKDGRQIYQKATDGNFNKAQLSPNGIFLASTSSGRICMVSNMGDLLFDRYAVEDSKKSFNEINFTSNGDVLLKDMNNRLVKLGHGVYVSDVKINKPVNGYTTALFTVTLTGYSTTDQGVPVPVTVEYFTKEGTATEANNYSPIKGSLSFVPSNDGAAKYMIKQDVEVPIKANNLVEGRKLFEMYLANISKSYLVKPKGTATIEDQEVVVKLVNTRDGLEDDRDIVYELGIFKTNGESLVNATGSDIVIDGSYGKGTADALDFDMGITPRLTIANGSKTGQFNVKTLSDTRYELPKTVIVDFNKVHAISDANVGFESSLLSCSGTVIDQPAMLAVTSLGDHGRMNNIVSGFFRISLLRASDGALLTNATGGDITISSSVAAETTAAEGKDFVFTNLHDLRIWGDGNRSAVNLNGIILFDKDKLGAKKLVVGLDSVITPANAPQINISSDGKYAGFTIND, encoded by the coding sequence ATGAAGTGCAGAAAAAAGATATATGGCAGCCTGCTTATTTGTGCCTTATTGATTGGATTTCCGATGAACACACTTAAAGCTCAGTATATGCCTGTGGTTTTTGACAGAACATATGGCGAAAATATAGATTATCAGCATTTATGCCCTGCAGCTGATGGTGAAGCCGTTTTGGTAGGTACTGATAACAATAGAACAACAGTAACTTGGGTAAAGAGAGAAGGTGATACTCGTTTTTCACGTTCGTTACCCACCGGATTTCTTTCAGTTAATAATGTTTATTATGCCGGAAATAACAAAGTACTGATTATAGGTCAGTCAAATGTTAATGCAAAAGGCAAAAGGTCTGCACAAATCTCGGGTCGTGCCTTAATTATAGATAATAAAGGAGATATATCTACAGATGTCTATCTGGGAAATGAAGGAAGTGAATTATTCTGCGGAAAGATTCTTAAAGACGGAAGTTTGATTCTTGGTGGTTATGAACCTACTCCCTTAAGTGTTAAGGCGGGAATGGTTGGAAAAGTAGATGCTGCCGGAAAAACAATATATAAGTATGTCGCGAGTGAAAGCGGTACCTGTGTTGCTTTTGACATACTGGGTAGTTCTACAGAATTTGTATATGCTGCTTTTACTTCCGAAGATGGAGCAGGTGCATCGGTTACACGTCTTGATAGTAACGGTAAACCTTTATTCGTTACAGTTTTACCTGATGCAGGATTTCATATAAATAAAATGATAACAGCTCAGGACGGACATGTATTTCTTGTTGGAAACAGTAACTCAGGCGGGGGAAAAGTGCTTAAAATAAGAGCCGAAGGAGACATCGTTTTCAATAAAGAAATTGTACCGGCTTCGCAATTATCATCTTTAGAGCATTTGTATTTAGCCAATAATGGAAATATTCTTGTAGGAGGAAATGGCAGTGACAAAAGCTATTATTCGCTATTGCGTAATGATGGAACCGACCTGCAAAAGTATGTAATGAAGGAAAGTATCTCCGGTATGGGAATAGATGCGGTATCAGGTGAATCGGTGATCGTAGGTTTCGATAACGACAGAGCGAGAGGTACAATTATCGGGTTAGCTAAAGATGGACGCCAAATATACCAGAAAGCAACAGATGGTAACTTTAATAAAGCACAACTAAGCCCTAATGGCATATTCTTGGCAAGTACTTCTTCGGGTCGTATTTGTATGGTTTCCAATATGGGAGATTTATTATTTGATCGTTATGCTGTTGAAGATTCTAAGAAATCATTCAATGAAATTAACTTCACTTCAAATGGTGATGTTCTTCTGAAAGACATGAATAATCGTTTGGTAAAACTCGGTCACGGTGTTTATGTTTCGGATGTCAAAATAAATAAGCCGGTAAATGGTTATACCACAGCTTTGTTTACGGTAACTCTAACGGGATATTCAACAACAGATCAGGGTGTTCCGGTTCCTGTAACGGTAGAGTATTTTACGAAGGAAGGTACAGCCACAGAAGCTAATAACTATTCTCCGATAAAAGGAAGTTTATCCTTTGTTCCTTCTAATGATGGAGCAGCTAAATATATGATCAAACAAGATGTAGAGGTTCCGATTAAAGCAAACAATTTAGTGGAAGGACGTAAATTGTTTGAGATGTATCTTGCTAATATTAGTAAAAGTTACTTAGTAAAACCTAAAGGAACAGCTACTATTGAAGATCAGGAAGTGGTCGTGAAACTGGTAAATACAAGAGACGGTCTTGAAGATGATAGAGACATAGTTTATGAATTAGGAATCTTCAAAACAAACGGCGAGTCTCTGGTAAATGCAACAGGTTCGGATATTGTAATAGATGGTAGCTATGGAAAAGGAACGGCAGATGCTCTTGACTTTGATATGGGCATAACTCCTCGCTTGACTATTGCTAATGGATCGAAAACCGGACAATTCAATGTGAAAACGCTAAGTGACACTCGATACGAATTACCTAAAACTGTAATTGTAGACTTCAATAAGGTACATGCTATCAGCGATGCAAACGTAGGCTTCGAAAGCTCATTGCTAAGTTGTTCAGGTACAGTTATAGATCAACCTGCAATGCTTGCTGTTACATCATTGGGTGATCATGGCCGTATGAATAATATTGTATCAGGTTTCTTCCGTATCTCTTTATTGAGAGCATCTGACGGAGCATTATTAACAAATGCAACAGGTGGTGATATAACTATCTCGTCTTCTGTAGCTGCTGAGACAACTGCTGCTGAAGGTAAAGACTTTGTTTTCACCAATCTTCATGACTTACGTATTTGGGGTGATGGAAACAGAAGTGCTGTAAACTTAAATGGTATTATTCTTTTTGATAAAGACAAACTGGGTGCTAAGAAATTGGTTGTTGGTCTGGATTCTGTGATAACACCGGCTAATGCGCCTCAAATAAATATTTCATCAGATGGAAAATATGCAGGCTTTACTATTAATGACTAA
- a CDS encoding fimbrial protein — protein sequence MDSDINEGKDKIYLAISLSPSDKEETSENETRSTGTPDNSAESKIYSLVVLVFKSDNGVLDGYKSIPRKIDVLTGTGYEEIDEVKGVALTAGTREIYVVANAPDNYFSSISNIGVSTITDFKNAYENLSTQGQYANLGETNTEDPDLPIGGVAPSDWKTNLTMCGYNQVVCSAQDEQQYLGYTSNGGRPDGVSDGYVLNGMNPFYLERLVARVAFKKITFDLPSQLQFEAGYPTNVYEYALDSIFLLNAKTASYFVSKDNIPLAGNFGHGNNNGYRFLQNSFSNISTGSIFTDYLEEPINSSSYDIESNHSPLWFYVFENDAQAPTYFVISVRYDFISTLDGKAKTVKYYYPVVINANGIANGASHNYIRRNYQYGIIAVIRNLGVFYDENTIEELRSASTLKRISVPSIEVEETIGRNLFSWTSNIYK from the coding sequence ATGGATAGTGATATTAATGAGGGAAAAGATAAAATATATTTGGCAATCTCATTAAGTCCCTCAGATAAAGAAGAAACTAGTGAGAATGAGACACGTTCGACTGGAACGCCCGATAATTCGGCAGAAAGTAAGATTTATAGTTTGGTCGTCTTAGTTTTCAAATCAGATAATGGTGTACTTGACGGATATAAATCAATTCCTCGCAAAATTGATGTGTTAACAGGTACGGGATATGAAGAAATCGATGAAGTCAAAGGCGTTGCCTTAACTGCTGGTACACGTGAAATATACGTAGTAGCCAATGCTCCTGATAATTATTTCAGTAGTATCTCAAACATTGGAGTTTCAACCATTACAGACTTTAAGAATGCGTATGAGAATTTGTCGACCCAAGGACAATATGCCAACTTGGGTGAAACAAATACCGAAGATCCTGATTTACCTATTGGTGGGGTAGCTCCATCTGATTGGAAAACAAATCTGACTATGTGTGGCTATAATCAAGTAGTTTGCAGTGCTCAGGATGAGCAACAATATTTAGGATATACTTCAAATGGAGGACGTCCCGACGGAGTTTCGGATGGTTATGTGCTCAATGGAATGAATCCGTTTTATTTAGAGCGTTTGGTTGCTAGAGTTGCATTTAAGAAAATAACATTTGATTTGCCTTCTCAACTTCAATTTGAGGCAGGTTATCCAACAAATGTTTATGAATATGCACTTGATTCCATATTTCTTTTGAATGCTAAAACGGCATCTTATTTTGTATCAAAAGATAATATTCCCTTAGCCGGAAACTTTGGACATGGAAACAATAATGGATATCGCTTCTTACAGAATTCTTTTTCTAATATTTCTACAGGTAGCATATTTACAGATTATTTAGAGGAACCTATAAATTCATCAAGTTATGATATTGAGTCTAATCATTCTCCTTTATGGTTTTATGTTTTCGAGAATGATGCTCAAGCTCCCACATACTTTGTAATCAGTGTGAGATACGATTTTATAAGTACCCTTGATGGTAAGGCTAAAACTGTCAAATATTATTATCCAGTAGTGATTAATGCCAATGGTATTGCAAATGGAGCAAGCCATAATTATATAAGACGTAATTATCAATATGGTATAATAGCCGTGATAAGAAATCTAGGTGTTTTTTATGATGAAAATACAATTGAAGAATTAAGATCTGCATCAACTCTGAAGAGAATATCTGTTCCTTCTATCGAGGTTGAAGAAACAATCGGGAGAAATCTCTTTTCGTGGACTAGTAATATTTACAAGTGA